A genome region from Neptunomonas japonica JAMM 1380 includes the following:
- a CDS encoding VWA domain-containing protein, with protein sequence MLAAFHFQQPFWLLLLPLFAVLGYGWLRHKRNTSQYWSEVCDPALLPLLVKEGQARSSSAPALAVLVAVLLSVAAAQPVWKQQPVPAFKQGGAVVIALDLSASMNATDIKPSRLQRAHFKIEDLLGRLPDSQVALLVYAGDAFVVTPLTEDTGTILAQLPVMTPEIMPAQGSRADRALVKAGDILAQAGVRGGTVLLVSDEVSPAQIAAAASRLAQQGRSVSILAVGTAQGAPVPTQFGPMKDQQGQVILARTDMQQMREAASLGGGSAVQLVADESDLSTLIATFSTGQREEVKQGNEVERWVAEGPWFVLLALPLLLPLFRRGVASILLPALCFSALSLGGLGIAPNAEAGSELDVKEGAASSIWQDLWKTADQQAAQQYQAGDKAAAAQAFSDARWKQIAQYETQDYAAAIESLPEPETAADWYNRGNILAQQQRLDEAIAAYEQTLQRDPKHENATFNKQLLEKQKQQQKEQDKKQSKQGSKSNSEQDSEQKKQQNSSQQQGPSDQQDQQGQKNSSADNSSQGDQDEKNASAETPQQSESAQKDSPSETSDQTTEQAQDAEAAKAEEQQRAADYLKQQMDKVGPYDGQAASGNAQAQSAEPISESEQARQQLLNRIVDDPAGLWRRKFMYQYRQQAEQHLGEEKTW encoded by the coding sequence ATGTTGGCCGCGTTTCATTTTCAACAGCCCTTTTGGTTGCTACTTTTACCTCTATTCGCTGTGTTGGGTTATGGTTGGTTACGCCATAAAAGAAACACATCACAGTATTGGTCTGAAGTGTGTGATCCGGCGCTACTGCCCTTGTTAGTGAAAGAGGGGCAAGCAAGATCAAGCAGTGCCCCGGCTCTAGCCGTATTGGTCGCTGTACTCTTGTCGGTTGCTGCTGCACAGCCTGTATGGAAGCAACAGCCTGTGCCTGCATTTAAGCAAGGAGGTGCTGTTGTCATCGCGCTAGATCTGTCGGCTTCAATGAATGCGACAGATATTAAGCCGAGCCGTTTACAACGGGCGCATTTTAAAATTGAAGATCTGTTGGGGCGCCTTCCCGACAGTCAAGTAGCGCTGCTGGTATATGCAGGCGATGCCTTTGTAGTAACGCCGCTCACTGAAGATACCGGTACCATTTTAGCGCAACTACCCGTGATGACGCCTGAAATTATGCCTGCACAGGGTAGCCGTGCAGACCGTGCATTGGTAAAAGCGGGCGATATACTGGCACAAGCAGGTGTCAGGGGAGGGACGGTTTTATTAGTCAGTGATGAAGTGAGCCCCGCCCAAATTGCCGCTGCTGCTAGCCGTTTGGCTCAACAAGGGCGTAGCGTCTCTATTTTAGCGGTTGGAACAGCGCAGGGAGCCCCGGTACCCACACAGTTTGGACCAATGAAAGATCAACAAGGGCAAGTGATTTTGGCACGCACCGATATGCAGCAGATGCGTGAAGCCGCGAGTTTAGGGGGCGGTTCTGCCGTGCAGTTAGTCGCGGATGAGTCAGATCTGAGCACCTTAATTGCTACATTTAGTACTGGTCAGCGCGAAGAGGTAAAACAGGGCAATGAGGTTGAGCGTTGGGTTGCAGAAGGTCCTTGGTTTGTGTTGTTAGCTTTGCCTTTACTGTTACCTCTTTTTAGGCGAGGTGTTGCGAGCATCTTGTTGCCCGCTTTATGTTTTAGTGCCTTAAGCTTAGGTGGGTTAGGCATTGCGCCTAATGCGGAGGCGGGAAGTGAGCTTGACGTTAAGGAAGGTGCAGCGTCGAGTATATGGCAGGATTTATGGAAAACCGCCGATCAACAGGCAGCACAGCAGTATCAAGCTGGTGATAAAGCGGCGGCGGCACAAGCATTCAGTGATGCACGCTGGAAGCAAATAGCACAATATGAAACACAAGATTATGCCGCGGCTATAGAAAGCCTTCCTGAACCAGAGACGGCAGCTGATTGGTATAATCGTGGCAATATACTGGCACAACAACAACGATTAGATGAAGCCATTGCTGCTTACGAGCAAACGTTGCAGAGGGATCCTAAACACGAAAATGCGACGTTTAATAAGCAATTGTTAGAAAAACAAAAGCAGCAGCAAAAAGAACAAGACAAGAAGCAGAGCAAACAAGGTTCAAAAAGTAATTCAGAGCAAGACAGCGAACAAAAAAAGCAGCAAAATAGCTCTCAGCAACAAGGGCCATCTGATCAGCAAGATCAGCAAGGCCAAAAAAACTCATCAGCGGATAATTCTTCGCAGGGCGATCAAGATGAAAAAAACGCTTCGGCCGAAACGCCACAACAAAGTGAATCGGCCCAAAAGGATTCACCGAGTGAAACGTCAGATCAGACTACAGAGCAAGCCCAAGATGCTGAAGCGGCGAAAGCTGAAGAACAGCAGCGTGCGGCCGATTATCTTAAGCAACAGATGGATAAGGTTGGGCCATATGATGGCCAAGCGGCGTCCGGCAATGCTCAAGCACAATCTGCTGAACCTATCAGTGAATCTGAACAAGCACGACAGCAGCTCCTTAACCGAATAGTTGATGACCCTGCTGGTTTGTGGCGACGTAAGTTTATGTACCAATATCGTCAGCAGGCAGAACAACATTTGGGAGAAGAAAAAACATGGTAA
- a CDS encoding DUF4381 domain-containing protein, whose protein sequence is MEQLRPMQLPDPISWWPLALGWWLLLVLIIASVFALLWWLRRRWADPRRYALAELKNLQACYSPESSQQSGGQAALLTHCNQLLKRTALTLYPRHDVASLSGEAWIAFLLSSSKGCEAEALQCLKNGAYQQNVEYDSAALLKSCRQWLKTAGKGGRNNA, encoded by the coding sequence ATGGAGCAGCTTCGTCCGATGCAGCTACCCGACCCTATTAGCTGGTGGCCGCTGGCGCTTGGCTGGTGGCTGTTGTTGGTGTTAATCATTGCAAGTGTGTTTGCTTTGCTTTGGTGGTTACGCCGTCGTTGGGCAGACCCGCGCCGTTATGCATTGGCAGAGCTGAAGAATCTTCAAGCCTGTTATTCTCCTGAGAGCAGTCAGCAGTCAGGTGGCCAAGCTGCACTGCTCACGCATTGCAATCAACTACTTAAGCGCACAGCGCTGACGCTCTATCCACGCCATGATGTTGCCTCGTTGTCAGGGGAGGCATGGATAGCGTTCCTACTAAGTAGCAGCAAAGGCTGTGAGGCAGAAGCATTGCAATGCCTTAAGAATGGCGCTTATCAACAAAACGTTGAATACGATAGCGCTGCCCTACTTAAAAGTTGTCGCCAATGGTTAAAAACAGCAGGTAAGGGAGGCCGCAATAATGCTTGA
- a CDS encoding BatD family protein, translating to MVSVRRVWLVVVLLCASVNLQAAVKSSINRSMIEQGESIRLSIDLEDIDADQIDLKPLEKDFEVLGRSQQSKRIIRNGSYESSSELILTLLPKRSGDLQIPSLSADGDQTSSHALRVTTVQQPTAADGGIEMLSTLSSEQPRVQQPLIYQSSLLVGRQIFNASLQGPSIQKGKALIEPLGEQRQYQQALKGRQVTVVEQTWLITPEQSGSLEIAPAQVIGQIQTGRLTRNPFGGAFSDPAAMRRIQVSAQGYQLDVAPIPSSFSGQVWLPAENIVLSDEWSSEEFTVGEPVTRTIRLEAEGLSRNHISELPLPEINGIKQYAANPEVAQQYENDRLTSVLTLEVTLIPEKSGALILPAITLPWWDVKSDSEQTAVLAARTVDISPGKAQAVTPSLSTQAASVQALALNQAAVTSPPLAKPAMPQSTVDTAYNDSLTPWLAVLLGLIAGSVITILVMIFWQKSRKSQVKTIEVDTLLPQPSLTALKQACSSNDVTQARLALIQWGQSIWSECSNLNQLSVRVSPELQAAIRDLQQNSYSQNANSQFALKWQGAELYKAIQAFSVPQKSTKKNTEKLSPLYLS from the coding sequence ATGGTAAGTGTTCGCCGTGTATGGCTAGTTGTTGTCTTATTATGTGCCAGCGTTAATCTTCAGGCGGCGGTTAAAAGTAGTATTAATCGCAGCATGATTGAGCAAGGCGAGAGTATTCGCTTGAGTATTGATCTTGAAGATATCGACGCTGACCAGATTGACTTAAAGCCACTAGAAAAAGACTTTGAAGTGTTAGGGCGAAGCCAGCAATCGAAGAGAATTATTCGTAATGGCTCGTACGAAAGCTCTTCTGAACTTATCCTAACGCTGTTGCCCAAACGTAGTGGCGACTTACAAATTCCCTCGTTAAGTGCTGATGGTGATCAAACCAGCTCGCATGCATTGCGCGTTACGACCGTGCAGCAGCCAACCGCTGCGGATGGCGGTATCGAGATGTTATCAACATTGTCGAGTGAGCAGCCTAGAGTGCAGCAGCCGCTTATTTACCAGTCAAGTTTGTTGGTGGGGCGGCAAATTTTCAACGCATCTTTGCAAGGCCCGAGCATCCAAAAGGGCAAGGCGCTTATCGAACCATTAGGTGAGCAGCGTCAGTACCAGCAGGCGCTTAAAGGCCGACAGGTTACCGTTGTTGAACAAACGTGGCTCATTACGCCAGAGCAAAGTGGCTCGCTAGAGATAGCGCCTGCCCAAGTCATTGGGCAAATACAGACCGGGCGCTTAACGCGCAACCCATTTGGGGGTGCTTTTTCAGACCCCGCCGCCATGCGTAGAATTCAGGTATCAGCACAAGGCTATCAATTAGATGTTGCTCCTATTCCTAGTAGCTTTAGTGGCCAAGTTTGGCTGCCTGCTGAAAATATTGTCTTAAGCGATGAGTGGAGTAGTGAGGAGTTCACAGTAGGGGAGCCGGTAACACGTACCATTAGGTTGGAAGCAGAAGGGCTTAGCCGAAACCATATTTCAGAATTGCCTTTGCCTGAAATCAATGGAATAAAACAATATGCAGCTAATCCAGAGGTGGCTCAGCAGTATGAAAATGATCGATTAACATCAGTTTTAACGCTAGAAGTCACGCTTATCCCTGAAAAATCAGGAGCACTGATCTTACCTGCGATTACTCTGCCTTGGTGGGATGTCAAAAGTGATAGTGAACAAACGGCAGTACTGGCGGCAAGAACCGTAGATATTTCCCCTGGGAAAGCGCAAGCCGTAACGCCATCACTATCAACTCAGGCGGCTTCGGTGCAAGCTCTAGCGTTAAATCAGGCTGCGGTTACTTCACCGCCATTAGCCAAACCTGCAATGCCACAGAGTACTGTTGATACTGCGTATAATGACAGCTTAACCCCATGGTTGGCTGTGCTTTTAGGTCTTATTGCAGGTAGTGTGATAACGATATTGGTTATGATTTTTTGGCAGAAAAGCAGAAAATCACAAGTCAAAACGATTGAAGTCGATACGCTGCTCCCGCAGCCTTCTTTAACGGCACTTAAGCAAGCATGCTCCAGTAATGATGTAACGCAAGCGCGTTTGGCTCTGATTCAGTGGGGCCAGAGTATATGGTCAGAATGCAGTAATTTAAATCAGTTGTCTGTGCGAGTAAGCCCTGAGTTACAAGCGGCTATTCGTGATTTGCAGCAAAACAGTTACAGCCAGAATGCTAATAGCCAATTTGCTCTGAAATGGCAGGGTGCTGAGTTATATAAAGCTATTCAGGCGTTTTCTGTCCCCCAAAAAAGTACAAAGAAAAATACAGAAAAGCTATCTCCTTTGTACCTTTCTTAA
- a CDS encoding DUF58 domain-containing protein gives MFLGDNSPRPVPQQRHCISLDELLSLRHWPPARSPSRQRMAIREGHHLSHIRGRGMEYDDVREYQPGDDIRHLDWRLMARTGEAHTKLYREERERPVFVLADLRSPMSFATQGHYKSVLACYAAAMTIWTTLANGDRIGGQILGTKGEQLFRPSSNRQQVMAMMAALAQESNAAVDVQGVTTPLSLSDVLATAEHTITSGTLLYIFSDFHDVDDSVQQHLMRLAQRCELKLVLISDPLEEKLPHGRRYRFLGSGRELLVDADQQQQQRYHQQFHARIQLLERLRNLRGVEFAHWQTNQHPLFRSPLMKETV, from the coding sequence ATGTTTCTCGGTGATAATAGCCCGCGTCCAGTGCCGCAACAGCGCCATTGTATTTCACTCGATGAGTTGCTCAGTTTGCGTCACTGGCCGCCTGCTCGTAGTCCTAGCCGTCAAAGAATGGCGATTCGTGAGGGCCATCACCTTAGCCATATTCGTGGTCGTGGGATGGAATACGATGATGTGCGCGAGTATCAACCGGGTGATGATATTCGTCATCTGGATTGGCGCTTAATGGCGCGCACTGGTGAAGCGCATACTAAGTTGTACCGAGAAGAGCGTGAGCGTCCCGTTTTTGTGTTGGCAGACCTGCGCTCACCTATGTCTTTTGCGACGCAAGGGCATTATAAGTCGGTGTTGGCGTGTTATGCCGCGGCTATGACCATCTGGACAACGCTTGCAAATGGCGACCGTATTGGTGGACAGATTTTAGGTACAAAAGGTGAGCAGTTGTTTCGGCCCAGTAGTAATCGCCAGCAAGTGATGGCGATGATGGCGGCACTTGCTCAAGAGAGCAATGCGGCGGTTGACGTGCAGGGAGTAACAACACCGTTGAGCTTGTCGGATGTACTAGCAACGGCTGAGCACACTATCACGAGTGGCACCCTGTTATATATTTTCAGTGATTTTCACGATGTCGATGACAGTGTGCAGCAGCACTTGATGCGCTTGGCGCAGCGTTGTGAATTAAAGCTGGTGTTGATCTCAGATCCCTTGGAAGAAAAGCTTCCCCACGGTCGGCGCTATCGGTTTTTAGGCAGTGGCCGAGAACTGTTGGTTGATGCTGATCAGCAGCAACAGCAGCGCTATCATCAACAGTTCCATGCACGTATTCAGCTGCTCGAACGTTTGCGTAATCTACGCGGTGTGGAGTTCGCACATTGGCAAACCAATCAGCACCCCTTATTTCGATCACCGCTTATGAAGGAGACGGTTTAA
- the rrtA gene encoding rhombosortase, whose amino-acid sequence MNNQWSLPWITVAISAVVLGLGLSPELFQWLYFDRALIVEQQQWWRLLTGHLVHSSEAHLGWDLLGFMVFAGIAECWHRKKLIVSIGIAVFMLGCLLMSPFGLDRYCGLSGVLCAPATLVLLAHFNKQRDVLHFLPLFIAGLKLVIEENNADLLLAQQGWPLYAPAHWAGVMAGIFSVAVHAKWSVHLPKNRPIAVKPNG is encoded by the coding sequence ATGAATAATCAATGGAGTCTGCCTTGGATCACTGTTGCTATTAGCGCAGTGGTTCTGGGCTTAGGTTTGTCACCTGAGCTATTTCAATGGCTATATTTTGACCGCGCTTTGATAGTTGAGCAGCAGCAATGGTGGCGCTTGTTGACGGGGCATCTGGTTCATAGCAGCGAGGCGCATTTAGGCTGGGATTTACTTGGGTTTATGGTGTTCGCAGGTATTGCGGAATGCTGGCATCGTAAAAAATTGATAGTGTCTATTGGCATAGCAGTATTCATGTTGGGCTGCTTGTTAATGTCGCCCTTTGGACTGGATCGTTATTGTGGTTTGTCGGGTGTTCTTTGTGCTCCTGCAACGCTGGTGCTGTTGGCTCACTTCAATAAGCAGAGAGACGTACTGCATTTTTTGCCACTATTCATTGCCGGGTTAAAACTCGTGATTGAAGAAAACAACGCTGACCTTTTATTAGCACAGCAAGGCTGGCCCTTGTATGCACCCGCACATTGGGCAGGAGTAATGGCGGGTATATTCAGTGTGGCAGTACACGCTAAATGGTCGGTTCATCTACCAAAAAATAGGCCGATTGCAGTTAAGCCGAATGGGTAG
- the cadR gene encoding Cd(II)/Pb(II)-responsive transcriptional regulator, which yields MKIGELAKQVGVTVETIRYYENEGLLPPALRNPANNYRRYDKGHLERLIFIRRCRTLAMTHSEIKVLLQARIQPDNSCETINELIDEHIHHVQARIAELTILETQLIELRNQCHAALTTRDCGILRELDHPTDELTEAPLVQSHVAGSQCKTHQSK from the coding sequence ATGAAAATAGGTGAACTAGCCAAACAAGTTGGCGTTACGGTAGAAACTATACGCTACTATGAAAATGAAGGCCTATTGCCTCCGGCTCTGCGCAATCCTGCTAATAACTATCGTCGTTATGATAAGGGCCATTTAGAACGTTTAATTTTTATTCGCCGTTGCAGAACGCTGGCGATGACCCACAGCGAGATAAAAGTACTGCTACAAGCGCGCATTCAACCCGATAACAGTTGCGAAACTATCAACGAATTAATTGATGAGCATATACATCATGTACAAGCCAGAATAGCGGAGTTAACAATACTGGAAACACAGCTTATTGAACTGCGCAACCAATGCCACGCAGCTCTGACTACACGTGATTGCGGAATTTTGCGTGAACTCGATCACCCTACGGATGAGTTGACTGAGGCTCCTTTAGTGCAGAGCCATGTTGCTGGCAGCCAATGTAAAACACATCAATCTAAATAA
- a CDS encoding AAA family ATPase: MTAEVVVADSSESTESTVSATSEHQATLSELRTALQEKVVGQDSLIEHLLIALLTDGHVLLEGPPGLAKTRTIHALSDLLEGEFKRAQFTPDLLPSDITGTEIFNAQKGEFQFRPGPLFCNMLLADEINRAPAKVQSALLEAMGERQVTVAGTTYPLPRSFMVMATQNPLEQEGTYPLPEAQLDRFMLHVRVDYPQHEQEKLILKLVRNEHTQETLKAESSASVVLTETALLEAQREVMNVFLADSLEDYLVALVMATRNIGAYGEDLKDSLTFGASPRATIALDRAVRAKAWLQGRDFVTPDDIQEILPSVLRHRIGLSYIAEANGLDKDQLIAKLIARVAVP; the protein is encoded by the coding sequence ATGACTGCAGAGGTTGTGGTTGCAGATAGCAGCGAAAGTACTGAGAGCACGGTAAGTGCAACAAGCGAACATCAGGCTACTTTAAGCGAGCTACGTACGGCACTGCAGGAAAAAGTGGTAGGCCAAGATAGCTTGATTGAACATCTGTTAATCGCTTTGTTAACCGATGGCCATGTATTACTGGAAGGCCCGCCAGGATTGGCGAAAACGCGTACTATCCATGCACTCAGTGATCTGCTCGAAGGCGAGTTTAAGCGTGCGCAGTTCACGCCTGACCTGCTGCCTAGCGATATCACCGGCACTGAAATCTTTAACGCACAAAAAGGCGAGTTCCAGTTCCGCCCCGGCCCTTTATTTTGCAATATGTTATTGGCCGATGAGATTAACCGTGCTCCTGCTAAAGTGCAGTCTGCCTTGCTCGAAGCGATGGGTGAGCGCCAAGTCACGGTGGCTGGTACAACCTATCCATTACCGCGTTCCTTTATGGTCATGGCGACGCAAAACCCGCTTGAGCAAGAGGGAACCTATCCTCTGCCAGAGGCGCAGCTAGACCGGTTTATGCTACATGTGCGTGTCGATTATCCGCAGCATGAGCAAGAAAAATTAATTTTAAAGTTAGTGCGTAATGAGCACACTCAAGAGACGCTAAAAGCAGAGTCTTCAGCCAGTGTTGTGTTGACTGAAACGGCATTACTAGAAGCACAGCGAGAGGTAATGAATGTCTTTTTGGCTGACAGTTTAGAAGACTATTTAGTCGCGCTAGTCATGGCTACGCGTAATATTGGTGCTTATGGTGAGGATCTTAAAGATAGCCTCACATTTGGGGCCAGCCCGCGTGCCACTATTGCATTGGACCGTGCGGTACGAGCTAAGGCATGGCTGCAAGGGCGTGATTTTGTTACACCGGATGATATCCAAGAGATACTGCCGAGCGTGTTGCGCCACCGCATTGGCTTAAGTTATATCGCTGAAGCGAATGGTCTGGATAAAGACCAGTTAATCGCTAAGTTAATTGCTCGCGTGGCCGTGCCTTAA
- a CDS encoding vWA domain-containing protein codes for MLDLAWPWLLILLPLPWFVWRFSPAVTQSQQSALQVPFLEAMEQAVGASVVDKRRSRLWILLLVYLAWCLLLVSAARPQWLGEPVPQQREGRDMMLAIDLSESMLEEDFELGNRLINRLIATKVVAGDFIERREGDRIGLILFGEQAYLQAPLTHDRQTVKQLLDEAQVGLAGKTTAIGDAIGLAVKRFKEMQNEQRVLVLITDGTNTAGAIEPDKAAELAAVEGLKIYTIGIGRDRSQRGLISRFFGGGTSQIDEVALKNIAAKTGGQYFRARDLAQLSEIYTLLNELEPIGQDEDFYRPVVSLYQWPLLAGVFLLCITALWQKRRV; via the coding sequence ATGCTTGATCTTGCTTGGCCATGGTTACTGATTTTATTACCTTTACCTTGGTTTGTTTGGCGTTTCTCACCTGCTGTTACGCAGTCACAACAGAGTGCACTGCAAGTGCCTTTTCTTGAAGCAATGGAACAAGCCGTTGGCGCTTCAGTTGTGGATAAGCGCCGCAGCCGTTTATGGATACTTCTGTTGGTGTATCTTGCATGGTGTTTGTTGCTGGTATCTGCCGCGCGCCCGCAATGGCTGGGTGAGCCTGTTCCTCAGCAGCGTGAAGGGCGCGATATGATGCTAGCCATCGACCTATCAGAAAGCATGCTAGAGGAAGACTTTGAGTTAGGTAACCGCCTAATCAACCGCTTAATAGCCACTAAGGTCGTTGCCGGTGATTTTATTGAGCGCCGTGAGGGAGATCGAATCGGTCTTATTCTGTTTGGTGAGCAAGCTTATTTGCAGGCACCACTGACGCATGACCGTCAAACAGTAAAGCAACTGTTAGATGAGGCGCAGGTAGGTTTAGCCGGTAAGACAACGGCTATCGGTGATGCCATTGGTTTAGCAGTAAAGCGCTTTAAAGAGATGCAAAACGAGCAGCGTGTACTGGTGTTAATTACCGATGGGACGAATACTGCTGGTGCTATTGAGCCTGACAAAGCGGCTGAACTCGCCGCTGTGGAAGGGTTAAAGATATACACGATAGGTATTGGCCGAGACCGCAGCCAGCGTGGGCTAATTAGCCGGTTTTTTGGCGGCGGTACTTCTCAGATAGATGAAGTGGCTTTAAAGAATATTGCCGCTAAAACGGGTGGGCAGTATTTTCGCGCTAGAGATTTAGCACAGCTATCTGAGATCTACACATTACTCAATGAATTGGAGCCCATCGGTCAAGATGAAGACTTTTATCGCCCTGTCGTATCGCTTTATCAATGGCCGTTGTTAGCGGGTGTTTTCTTGCTGTGCATAACGGCTTTATGGCAGAAGAGGAGGGTCTAA
- a CDS encoding VIT and vWA domain-containing protein, whose translation MLWKQMISQCIGGILLCAGVSLSAQAAGLMKPVNSALPDLSIQQHHVNVLVEDGYVTTTVEQVFHNPSNTQLEAKYSFPVPERAAVGEFIYWINGKPVIGEVVAKQQAKKIYQQQKQAGNHVALTEQDGYRTFDSLIYPVEANADVRIKLVYVQAAHLDTNTGRYLYPLEDGGVDEQTNSFWSRNEVVQESFSFNMDIRSSYPLDGVRLPKHANAIITQLSPQQWTVDLSSSAEVDEGSGTYQPAASLSGDILVYWRLEEGLPGAVDLVSYRHPDSVQGTFMLTLTPGDDLPPVQGHRDWTFILDVSGSMEGKYATLLEGVRQALVKLPPQDRFRLITFNDKARDMTGGYQQISSENVTRYIDQLQSNGTGGGTNLYAGLAKGLKRLDDDRSTAIVLVTDGVANVGVTEKKAFLKLVQENDVRLFTFIMGNSANRPMLQEMTALSNGFAASISNADDVIGQVMLATSKLNHASMRGIEVSIQGGRVSDLTPEQINTVYRGQQLVLFGHYFEAGKAEVVLRGKVGAQERVYKTQVELADVSKDNPELERLWAYSKIEALQQKMDYLGADADTEQAMTDLAVQYGLITDYTSLLVVEEEVFEQLGIKRTNKQRVSKEQQARQQRSQREHVQDNRADSSQPMFQQSRASTGGGAIDGSLLLILLALGLPSLLVGFKAKPVVTANKQ comes from the coding sequence ATGTTGTGGAAACAGATGATTAGCCAATGTATTGGGGGCATATTGTTATGTGCTGGGGTTTCGCTCAGCGCGCAGGCGGCCGGGTTAATGAAACCGGTTAATAGTGCATTGCCAGACTTGAGCATTCAACAACACCACGTGAATGTGCTGGTGGAGGATGGTTATGTCACAACCACCGTTGAGCAGGTATTTCATAACCCGAGCAATACGCAGTTAGAAGCAAAATACTCCTTCCCTGTACCCGAACGAGCGGCCGTAGGTGAGTTTATTTATTGGATAAACGGTAAGCCAGTGATAGGGGAGGTTGTCGCTAAACAACAAGCCAAAAAGATTTACCAACAGCAAAAACAAGCGGGTAATCATGTCGCGTTAACAGAGCAAGACGGCTACCGAACGTTTGATAGTCTTATTTATCCCGTTGAAGCCAATGCCGATGTGCGTATTAAATTAGTCTATGTACAGGCTGCACACCTTGATACGAATACAGGCCGCTACCTCTACCCTTTAGAAGATGGCGGTGTTGATGAGCAAACAAACAGCTTTTGGTCGCGTAATGAGGTTGTGCAAGAAAGCTTCAGCTTTAATATGGATATTCGTTCCAGTTATCCACTGGATGGCGTTAGGCTGCCCAAACATGCCAATGCCATCATTACACAGTTATCACCGCAACAGTGGACGGTGGATCTTTCTTCTTCAGCAGAGGTAGATGAAGGCAGTGGTACGTACCAGCCTGCTGCATCGTTAAGCGGTGATATTTTGGTGTACTGGCGTTTAGAAGAAGGGCTACCTGGCGCGGTTGATCTAGTGAGTTATCGCCACCCTGACAGTGTTCAAGGCACCTTCATGCTTACCTTAACCCCCGGAGATGATCTTCCTCCCGTACAAGGTCATCGTGATTGGACGTTTATTCTGGACGTATCGGGGTCTATGGAAGGCAAATACGCCACTCTTCTTGAAGGTGTGCGCCAAGCGCTTGTAAAGCTACCGCCACAAGACCGCTTTCGTTTGATTACATTTAACGATAAAGCACGTGATATGACCGGCGGTTATCAACAGATTAGTAGCGAGAATGTCACGCGGTATATTGATCAGCTACAGAGTAATGGAACAGGAGGAGGAACCAACTTATATGCGGGCTTAGCAAAAGGCTTAAAGCGCCTAGATGATGACAGGTCCACGGCTATTGTGTTGGTAACAGACGGTGTGGCTAATGTCGGCGTCACTGAAAAGAAAGCTTTTTTAAAGCTTGTTCAAGAAAACGACGTGCGGCTGTTCACTTTTATTATGGGAAACAGCGCTAACCGCCCGATGTTGCAGGAGATGACAGCGTTATCGAACGGTTTTGCTGCAAGTATTTCTAATGCGGATGATGTTATCGGCCAAGTGATGCTGGCAACCAGCAAACTTAATCATGCTTCGATGAGAGGTATCGAAGTCAGCATCCAAGGCGGGCGGGTCAGTGATCTAACACCAGAGCAGATCAATACGGTTTATCGTGGGCAGCAATTGGTGCTGTTTGGTCACTATTTTGAAGCAGGGAAAGCCGAAGTAGTGCTGCGCGGTAAAGTGGGTGCACAAGAGCGTGTGTATAAAACGCAGGTCGAGCTAGCAGATGTGTCAAAAGATAACCCAGAACTAGAGCGTTTGTGGGCTTACAGCAAGATAGAAGCACTACAGCAAAAAATGGATTACTTGGGTGCTGATGCCGACACAGAGCAAGCAATGACTGATTTAGCAGTACAGTATGGTTTGATTACTGATTATACCTCGCTATTGGTGGTAGAAGAGGAAGTGTTCGAGCAATTAGGTATTAAACGCACGAACAAACAACGCGTTAGCAAAGAACAGCAGGCTCGCCAGCAACGCAGCCAGCGAGAGCATGTACAAGACAACCGAGCCGATAGCAGTCAGCCTATGTTCCAGCAATCTCGTGCAAGTACCGGTGGTGGTGCGATTGATGGCTCTCTCTTGTTAATCCTCCTTGCTTTGGGGCTGCCATCCTTACTGGTCGGCTTTAAAGCGAAACCTGTTGTTACAGCAAACAAGCAGTGA